The following proteins are co-located in the Burkholderia sp. HI2500 genome:
- the xseA gene encoding exodeoxyribonuclease VII large subunit, whose amino-acid sequence MPSDSPFAAPGATRGGDEVIPVSALNRAISTMLERSFPLLWISGEVSNFTRAASGHWYFSIKDQQAQMRCVMFRGRAQYAEFTPREGDRIEVRAVVTMYEPRGEVQLNVEAVRRTGQGRLYEAFLRLKAQLESEGLFAPERKRPLPAHPRAIGIVTSLQAAALRDVLTTLARRAPHIPVIVYPAPVQGAGSAEKLVAAVETANARREVDVLLVCRGGGSIEDLWSFNDEALARAIAASELPVVSGVGHETDFTIADFAADVRAPTPTGAAELASPQRALLLREVGERQRALARGMERRLEQRAQQLDWLARRLVSPAERLQRQRTHVEQLAVRLASAASRPVRDARARFALAQLRWQRARPDPSQARQALAGLSQRLALALQRRHERDTARVSACAARLEVLSPQRTLERGYAALIDAQTGRAVRTPNALKPQRRLTVHLAEGSADVSIADVQPRLTDTI is encoded by the coding sequence ATGCCTTCCGACTCCCCATTTGCCGCACCGGGCGCGACCCGCGGCGGCGACGAAGTGATTCCCGTTTCGGCGCTCAATCGCGCGATTTCGACGATGCTCGAGCGCTCGTTTCCGCTGCTGTGGATTTCGGGCGAAGTGTCGAATTTCACGCGCGCCGCGAGCGGCCACTGGTATTTCTCGATCAAGGACCAGCAGGCGCAGATGCGCTGCGTGATGTTCCGCGGCCGCGCGCAGTACGCGGAGTTCACGCCGCGCGAAGGTGACCGGATCGAGGTGCGCGCGGTCGTCACGATGTACGAGCCGCGCGGCGAAGTGCAGCTCAACGTCGAGGCCGTGCGGCGCACCGGGCAGGGGCGCCTGTACGAGGCGTTCCTGCGGCTGAAGGCGCAGCTCGAGAGCGAGGGACTGTTCGCGCCCGAACGCAAGCGGCCGCTGCCGGCCCATCCGCGCGCGATCGGCATCGTCACGTCGCTGCAGGCGGCGGCGCTGCGCGACGTGCTGACCACGCTCGCCCGCCGTGCGCCGCACATTCCGGTGATCGTCTATCCGGCGCCCGTGCAGGGTGCGGGTTCCGCCGAAAAGCTCGTCGCGGCCGTCGAGACCGCGAATGCGCGCCGCGAGGTCGACGTGCTGCTGGTCTGTCGCGGCGGCGGCTCGATCGAGGATCTGTGGTCGTTCAACGACGAGGCGCTGGCGCGTGCGATCGCGGCGAGCGAACTGCCGGTCGTCAGCGGCGTCGGGCACGAAACCGATTTCACGATCGCGGACTTCGCGGCCGACGTACGTGCGCCGACGCCGACCGGCGCGGCCGAGCTGGCGAGCCCGCAGCGCGCGCTGCTGCTGCGCGAGGTCGGCGAGCGCCAGCGGGCGCTCGCGCGCGGCATGGAACGCCGGCTCGAACAGCGCGCGCAGCAGCTCGACTGGCTCGCGCGCCGGCTGGTGAGCCCGGCCGAGCGGCTGCAGCGGCAGCGCACGCACGTCGAGCAGCTCGCGGTGCGGCTGGCGTCGGCGGCGTCGCGGCCGGTGCGCGACGCGCGTGCACGGTTCGCGCTCGCGCAGCTGCGCTGGCAGCGCGCACGGCCTGATCCGTCGCAGGCGCGCCAGGCGCTCGCGGGACTGTCGCAGCGTCTTGCGCTGGCCTTGCAGCGCCGTCACGAACGCGACACGGCTCGCGTGTCAGCCTGTGCGGCACGGCTCGAGGTGCTGAGCCCGCAGCGCACGCTCGAGCGCGGCTATGCGGCGCTGATCGATGCGCAGACGGGCCGCGCGGTGCGCACGCCGAACGCGCTGAAGCCGCAGCGCCGCCTGACCGTGCATCTCGCGGAAGGCTCGGCCGACGTGTCGATCGCCGACGTGCAGCCGCGGCTGACCGATACGATCTGA
- the lpxK gene encoding tetraacyldisaccharide 4'-kinase has product MSAPDGPLARLEARLTREWQRRGALAWALTPFACVFGLCAALRRTAYAQGWKKPVDVGVPVVVVGNVTVGGTGKTPTVIALVDALRAAGFTPGIVSRGYGANVKAPTAVTPASRAGAGGDEPLLIARRTGAPVWVCPDRVAAAQALRAAHPDVDVIVSDDGLQHYRLARTVELVVFDHRLGGNGFLLPAGPLREPLSRHRDATLVNDPYSGALPPWPDTYSLALTPGAAWHLDQPALRRPLSQFANERVLAAAGIGAPERFFATLRAAGLAPATRALPDHYAFTDNPFVDDAVDAILITEKDAVKLGASWRDARLWVVPVEAALDPRLIALVVEKLRGRSPA; this is encoded by the coding sequence ATGAGCGCGCCCGACGGCCCGCTCGCCCGGCTCGAAGCCCGCCTGACGCGCGAATGGCAGCGCCGCGGCGCGCTCGCGTGGGCGCTCACGCCGTTCGCGTGCGTGTTCGGCCTGTGCGCGGCGCTGCGGCGCACCGCCTACGCGCAAGGCTGGAAGAAGCCGGTCGACGTCGGCGTGCCCGTCGTCGTGGTCGGCAACGTGACCGTCGGCGGCACCGGCAAGACGCCGACCGTGATCGCACTCGTCGACGCGTTGCGCGCGGCCGGCTTCACGCCCGGCATCGTATCGCGCGGCTACGGTGCGAACGTGAAGGCGCCGACCGCCGTCACACCCGCGTCGCGCGCCGGCGCGGGCGGCGACGAACCGCTCCTGATCGCACGCCGCACCGGTGCGCCCGTCTGGGTCTGCCCGGATCGCGTCGCGGCCGCGCAGGCGCTGCGCGCCGCGCATCCGGACGTCGACGTGATCGTCAGCGACGATGGCCTGCAGCACTACCGCCTCGCGCGCACGGTCGAGCTCGTCGTGTTCGACCACCGGCTCGGCGGCAACGGCTTCCTGCTGCCGGCCGGGCCGTTGCGCGAGCCGCTGTCGCGGCACCGCGACGCCACGCTCGTCAACGATCCGTACAGCGGCGCGCTGCCGCCGTGGCCCGACACCTATTCGCTCGCGCTCACGCCGGGCGCCGCGTGGCACCTCGACCAGCCCGCGCTGCGCCGCCCGCTGTCGCAATTCGCGAACGAGCGCGTGCTCGCCGCGGCCGGCATCGGCGCGCCGGAACGCTTCTTCGCGACGCTGCGCGCGGCCGGTCTCGCGCCCGCGACGCGCGCGCTGCCCGACCACTACGCGTTCACCGACAATCCGTTCGTCGACGACGCCGTCGATGCGATCCTGATCACCGAGAAGGATGCAGTAAAATTGGGCGCTTCCTGGCGCGACGCCCGACTGTGGGTTGTCCCCGTCGAAGCCGCGCTCGACCCTCGCCTCATTGCCCTCGTTGTGGAGAAACTCCGTGGACGCTCGCCTGCTTGA
- a CDS encoding Trm112 family protein — protein MDARLLEILVCPICKGPLHYDRAAQELICNADKLAYPIRDGIPVMLVDEARQTVEGTPVDPAGR, from the coding sequence GTGGACGCTCGCCTGCTTGAAATCCTTGTGTGCCCTATCTGCAAAGGCCCGCTCCACTATGACCGTGCCGCGCAGGAGCTGATCTGCAACGCGGACAAGCTCGCCTACCCGATCCGCGACGGCATCCCCGTGATGCTGGTCGACGAGGCGCGCCAGACCGTCGAAGGCACGCCGGTCGACCCGGCCGGCCGCTAA
- the sodB gene encoding superoxide dismutase [Fe] has protein sequence MAHTLPPLPYAEDALAPTISLETIQYHYGKHHQAYVTNLNNLIPGTEFENLSLEEIVKKSSGGIFNNAAQIWNHTFFWNSLSPNGGGAPTGALGDAINAKWGSYDAFKEAFTKAAVGTFGSGWAWLVKKADGSLDIVSTSNAATPLTTADKALLTIDVWEHAYYIDYRNARPKFVEAFWNIVNWDFAAKNFA, from the coding sequence ATGGCTCATACGCTCCCGCCGCTCCCGTACGCTGAAGACGCACTCGCGCCGACCATCTCGCTCGAGACGATCCAGTACCACTACGGCAAGCACCATCAGGCTTATGTGACGAACCTGAACAATCTGATCCCGGGCACGGAATTCGAAAACCTGTCGCTGGAAGAGATCGTGAAGAAGTCGTCGGGCGGCATCTTCAACAACGCCGCGCAAATCTGGAACCACACGTTCTTCTGGAACAGCCTGTCGCCGAACGGCGGCGGCGCACCGACGGGCGCGCTGGGCGACGCGATCAACGCGAAGTGGGGTTCGTACGACGCATTCAAGGAAGCGTTCACGAAGGCTGCAGTCGGCACGTTCGGCTCGGGCTGGGCATGGCTCGTGAAGAAGGCTGACGGTTCGCTCGACATCGTGTCGACGAGCAACGCAGCAACGCCGCTGACGACCGCCGACAAGGCACTGCTGACGATCGACGTGTGGGAACACGCGTACTACATCGACTACCGCAACGCACGTCCGAAGTTCGTCGAAGCGTTCTGGAACATCGTGAATTGGGACTTCGCAGCGAAGAACTTCGCGTAA
- the chrA gene encoding chromate efflux transporter produces the protein MSTSTASAPSRHPWPVFIAFLRLGLTSFGGPVAHLGYFRTEFVTRRGWLTERTYADLVGLCQFLPGPASSQVGMAIGLARAGYAGMLAAWLGFTLPSALLMMLFALGVHATGEPIEAGALHGLRIVSVAVIAQAVWGMARTLCPDARRVTLMAAAACVALLAPAAWTQVAVIVAAGLAGLVLLPQPPRGAHDPLPLHVSPRAGVLWLALFAALLVVLPFAAHALRSDTLAVVDAFFRTGALVFGGGHVVLPLLQAAVVAPGWVGDAAFLAGYGVAQAVPGPLFTFSAFLGASLRTAPNGWLGGTIALVSIFAPSFLLVAGTAPFWERLRRSTWMQAALAGVNAAVVGLLLAALYHPVWTDTIVAPRDLAAALVAFVALVFWRVPPWAVVIASAALGWGLGLPA, from the coding sequence TTGAGCACGTCGACCGCCTCCGCTCCGTCCCGCCATCCGTGGCCTGTGTTCATCGCGTTCCTGCGGCTCGGCCTCACGTCGTTCGGCGGCCCGGTCGCGCATCTCGGCTACTTCCGCACCGAATTCGTCACGCGGCGCGGCTGGCTCACCGAGCGCACATACGCGGATCTCGTCGGGCTATGCCAGTTCCTGCCCGGGCCCGCAAGCAGCCAGGTCGGGATGGCGATCGGCCTCGCGCGCGCCGGCTACGCGGGCATGCTCGCCGCGTGGCTCGGCTTCACGCTGCCGTCGGCGCTGCTGATGATGCTGTTCGCGCTCGGCGTGCATGCAACGGGCGAGCCGATCGAAGCCGGCGCACTGCACGGGCTGCGCATCGTGTCGGTCGCCGTGATCGCGCAAGCCGTATGGGGCATGGCGCGCACGCTGTGCCCGGATGCGCGCCGCGTCACGCTGATGGCCGCGGCCGCCTGCGTTGCGCTGCTCGCACCGGCCGCGTGGACCCAGGTCGCGGTGATCGTCGCGGCCGGGTTGGCCGGCCTCGTGTTGCTGCCGCAGCCGCCACGTGGCGCGCACGATCCGTTGCCGCTGCACGTGTCGCCTCGCGCGGGCGTGCTGTGGCTCGCGCTGTTCGCGGCGCTCCTCGTCGTCCTGCCGTTCGCTGCCCACGCGCTGCGCTCCGATACGCTTGCCGTCGTCGATGCGTTCTTCCGCACGGGCGCGCTCGTGTTCGGCGGCGGTCACGTGGTGCTGCCGCTGCTGCAGGCGGCCGTGGTCGCGCCCGGCTGGGTCGGCGATGCGGCGTTCCTGGCCGGATATGGCGTCGCGCAGGCCGTGCCGGGGCCGCTGTTCACGTTCTCGGCGTTCCTCGGCGCGTCGCTGCGCACTGCGCCGAACGGCTGGCTCGGCGGCACGATCGCGCTGGTGTCGATCTTCGCGCCGTCGTTCCTGCTGGTGGCCGGCACCGCGCCGTTCTGGGAACGCCTGCGCCGCAGCACGTGGATGCAGGCCGCGCTCGCCGGCGTGAACGCGGCCGTCGTCGGGCTGCTGCTCGCCGCGCTCTATCACCCGGTCTGGACCGACACGATCGTGGCGCCGCGCGATCTGGCCGCCGCGCTCGTCGCGTTCGTCGCGCTGGTGTTCTGGCGCGTGCCGCCGTGGGCCGTCGTGATCGCGAGCGCCGCGCTCGGCTGGGGGCTCGGCCTCCCGGCCTGA
- the kdsB gene encoding 3-deoxy-manno-octulosonate cytidylyltransferase, translated as MTQPFIAVIPARLASTRLPNKPLADLGGKPMVVRVAERAREAGAQQVLVASDAQSVLDAARDHGFEAVLTRADHPSGTDRLAEVAATFGWSDDTVVVNVQGDEPLIDPVLVRDVASHLAAHPACAIATAAHPIHDAADVFNPNVVKVALDAQSVALYFSRAPIPWSRDAYQPHWPDVAAMPAPAFPVYRHIGLYAYRARFLRTYPTLAQAPIEQAEQLEQLRALWHGERIAVLITASAPEAGIDTPADLARVQALFQPSSK; from the coding sequence ATGACTCAACCCTTCATCGCCGTCATTCCCGCCCGGCTCGCGTCGACGCGGCTCCCGAACAAGCCGCTCGCCGATCTCGGCGGCAAGCCGATGGTCGTGCGCGTCGCCGAACGCGCGCGCGAAGCGGGCGCGCAGCAGGTGCTGGTCGCGTCCGACGCGCAGAGCGTGCTCGATGCGGCCCGCGATCACGGTTTCGAAGCGGTGCTGACGCGCGCCGACCATCCGTCCGGCACCGACCGGCTCGCGGAAGTCGCGGCGACGTTCGGGTGGAGCGACGACACCGTCGTCGTCAACGTGCAGGGTGACGAGCCGCTGATCGACCCGGTGCTCGTGCGCGACGTAGCGTCGCACCTCGCCGCGCATCCGGCCTGCGCGATTGCGACGGCAGCCCACCCGATCCACGACGCGGCCGACGTGTTCAACCCGAACGTGGTGAAGGTCGCGCTCGACGCGCAGAGCGTCGCGCTGTACTTCTCGCGCGCGCCGATTCCGTGGAGCCGGGACGCGTACCAGCCGCACTGGCCCGACGTCGCGGCCATGCCAGCACCGGCCTTCCCGGTCTACCGGCACATCGGCCTCTATGCGTATCGCGCGCGTTTCCTGCGCACCTATCCGACGCTCGCGCAGGCGCCGATCGAACAGGCCGAGCAGCTCGAGCAGCTGCGCGCGCTCTGGCACGGCGAGCGCATCGCAGTGCTGATCACCGCGTCCGCACCGGAAGCCGGCATCGACACACCGGCCGATCTCGCACGCGTGCAGGCCCTTTTTCAGCCGTCATCAAAATAA